From Anabrus simplex isolate iqAnaSimp1 chromosome 11, ASM4041472v1, whole genome shotgun sequence, a single genomic window includes:
- the LOC136883452 gene encoding MICOS complex subunit MIC19 produces MGNSKSTRKVTVANEEPVSNIVLSEVVVKRAKNEVRKPVEEVPIESQPKSVTKVDKLPLPINPESILASLPLSTSLQIRHEMEAQLRKSDQYWLERVAKVKEQFKMTDQKMEEEFQAAVQEATKTIEEAKDPADSYPCKDLRAKVIQCYQDHPQQSLLCSKDVKTFQACIAKTMQTAVENRG; encoded by the coding sequence ATGGGTAATTCTAAGAGTACTCGTAAAGTAACTGTCGCTAATGAGGAGCCAGTTAGTAACATCGTTCTTTCTGAAGTGGTGGTGAAGCGAGCGAAGAACGAAGTTCGTAAACCGGTTGAGGAGGTGCCTATCGAATCCCAACCTAAAAGTGTTACTAAAGTGGATAAGTTGCCTCTGCCAATTAACCCAGAATCAATTCTCGCAAGTTTGCCTTTATCGACTTCATTACAAATTCGACATGAAATGGAAGCTCAGCTTCGTAAAAGTGATCAATATTGGTTAGAAAGGGTAGCTAAAGTAAAGGAACAGTTCAAAATGACGGACCAAAAGATGGAAGAAGAATTCCAAGCTGCAGTTCAGGAAGCGACGAAGACTATTGAGGAAGCAAAAGATCCCGCTGATTCGTACCCATGCAAAGATCTCAGAGCTAAGGTTATACAGTGTTATCAGGATCATCCCCAACAGTCGTTGTTGTGTTCCAAGGACGTAAAAACCTTCCAGGCTTGTATTGCTAAAACTATGCAAACTGCTGTTGAAAATAGAGGCTAG
- the LOC136883453 gene encoding small ribosomal subunit protein eS21, with protein sequence MENDAGEFVDLYCPRKCSASNRIIHAKDHASVQLCIAEVDPATGRMTEGVKMYAICGALRAMGESDDCINELVKKDGILAKNF encoded by the coding sequence ATGGAGAACGACGCTGGTGAATTTGTTGATTTATATTGTCCTAGGAAGTGTTCTGCTAGTAATAGGATAATCCATGCGAAAGACCATGCCTCCGTTCAGCTTTGTATAGCGGAAGTGGATCCAGCGACTGGACGTATGACTGAAGGCGTCAAAATGTATGCAATTTGTGGTGCACTTCGTGCTATGGGTGAATCTGATGACTGCATTAATGAGTTGGTCAAGAAAGACGGAATATTGGCAAAAAACTTCTAA